A region of Pseudomonadota bacterium DNA encodes the following proteins:
- a CDS encoding NAD(P)H-dependent oxidoreductase, protein MQVLVIYYSRSGNTKKLAEEIANGVKEVPDVNCLLKSVADVTKDDLLSSGGIIAGSPVYFGGMAAELKQVFDKFVGLRKQMGNKIGAAFATSGDQSGGKETTMMSIIQALLIYGMIIVGDPLDATGHYGISCTGKPDEKTIVNARKLGKRVALLVAKLMKTSL, encoded by the coding sequence ATGCAAGTGCTTGTAATCTATTATTCGCGGTCGGGAAATACGAAAAAATTGGCTGAAGAGATAGCAAACGGGGTAAAAGAAGTCCCCGATGTCAACTGTCTTCTCAAGTCGGTAGCGGATGTGACAAAGGATGATTTACTGTCTTCGGGCGGCATTATAGCCGGTTCTCCTGTATATTTTGGCGGTATGGCTGCGGAGCTAAAACAAGTCTTTGATAAATTTGTAGGTCTTCGTAAACAAATGGGCAACAAGATAGGCGCCGCATTTGCCACATCCGGGGACCAATCGGGTGGCAAAGAGACAACCATGATGTCCATAATCCAGGCGCTGCTCATCTATGGCATGATCATAGTTGGAGACCCTTTAGATGCAACAGGCCACTATGGTATTTCGTGCACGGGAAAGCCTGATGAAAAAACGATTGTCAATGCCCGGAAATTGGGCAAGCGTGTAGCATTGTTGGTTGCAAAATTAATGAAAACGTCTCTTTAG
- a CDS encoding serine hydrolase has protein sequence MKSPVRLITTFCITIFLSLSTASVQGAFDAGDYRKFVNGEMKTWNVPGAAILIIQDGKVVFSEGFGHKDMKNRLTVTPKTLFGIGSCSKAFTSLSIGMLVDEKKMDFDKPAREYYPAFKLYDSYATERVTVKDILSHRTGIPRYDAAIDTKDSTREVAINKLKYLKPNTGIRERFQYNNFHYAVAGIMVDTVSGMPWEEFVSKRIFKPLGMDSSNLSPEDSKKFPDFAIPHKMDNEALKKFPANQAELFSAPIKELPFENIGVYGPAGSINSNLEDMAKWVLFHLNGGKIGDGQLISQDTLSQLFTPQMLTGSPMKYDEILPGSYGMAWMITPYRGHYLVSHDGMIEGFTAHVGFLPAEKAGLVILTNRSNNYEFMASASFNTYDRILGLTEVPWSTRLSNAISRELAGLKEKVTEEERGRKKGTKPSHSLTDYAGEYEHPAFGTVTIDIKDNGLKLSLRDIEEATAPLRHYQYDTFKTVNKGPVGGLDLRVTFLMGKNGDIDRASIPLEPSAEEIVFRKILR, from the coding sequence ATGAAAAGTCCGGTAAGATTAATAACCACATTTTGTATCACAATATTTTTATCTCTTTCAACCGCATCGGTACAAGGCGCCTTTGATGCCGGAGATTATAGAAAATTTGTCAATGGCGAGATGAAGACGTGGAATGTGCCGGGTGCCGCTATCCTTATTATACAGGACGGGAAGGTTGTTTTTTCAGAGGGCTTTGGTCACAAAGATATGAAAAATAGATTAACCGTTACACCAAAAACCCTTTTTGGCATAGGCTCCTGTAGCAAGGCATTTACCTCCCTCTCCATAGGGATGCTCGTCGACGAAAAGAAGATGGACTTTGACAAGCCGGCGAGAGAATACTACCCGGCATTCAAGCTTTATGATTCCTATGCTACAGAACGGGTTACGGTAAAGGATATATTGTCACACAGAACGGGCATCCCCAGATATGACGCCGCCATTGACACCAAGGATTCAACAAGGGAAGTGGCTATCAACAAGCTTAAATATCTGAAACCTAATACAGGCATCAGGGAAAGGTTTCAATATAACAATTTCCACTATGCGGTTGCCGGTATAATGGTTGATACGGTCTCGGGGATGCCCTGGGAGGAGTTTGTAAGCAAAAGAATATTCAAACCGCTCGGGATGGATAGCTCCAACCTTTCCCCTGAAGACTCCAAAAAATTTCCTGATTTTGCCATCCCTCACAAGATGGACAATGAGGCGCTGAAAAAATTTCCCGCGAATCAGGCAGAACTATTCAGTGCGCCGATTAAAGAACTGCCCTTCGAAAATATAGGGGTGTATGGGCCTGCCGGCTCTATTAATTCCAATCTTGAGGACATGGCAAAATGGGTGCTGTTTCACCTGAATGGAGGCAAGATTGGTGACGGGCAATTAATTTCTCAAGACACCCTGTCTCAGCTATTTACCCCGCAAATGCTGACAGGTAGCCCCATGAAATACGATGAGATACTCCCCGGCAGTTACGGTATGGCTTGGATGATAACGCCCTACCGGGGGCATTACCTTGTCAGCCATGACGGCATGATCGAGGGTTTCACCGCCCACGTAGGCTTTCTGCCTGCAGAAAAAGCCGGTCTTGTGATCCTCACCAACAGGTCAAATAACTACGAATTTATGGCATCTGCTTCGTTTAACACATACGACCGCATTTTGGGTCTTACAGAGGTCCCCTGGAGCACAAGATTGAGCAACGCGATATCCCGTGAATTGGCGGGCCTGAAAGAAAAGGTGACAGAAGAAGAACGGGGCAGGAAAAAAGGCACAAAACCGTCACATTCCCTTACAGATTATGCGGGAGAATATGAGCACCCGGCATTCGGCACCGTAACAATCGATATCAAGGATAATGGCCTCAAACTTTCCCTGAGAGACATCGAAGAAGCAACCGCACCCCTTAGACACTATCAGTACGACACCTTCAAAACGGTTAACAAGGGTCCCGTCGGCGGATTAGATTTAAGAGTAACCTTCCTTATGGGCAAAAACGGCGATATAGACAGGGCTTCAATACCGCTTGAGCCGTCAGCGGAGGAGATAGTGTTCAGGAAAATATTAAGATAA
- the galT gene encoding galactose-1-phosphate uridylyltransferase: MPELRKDPIINRWVIISTERGKRPVFFGEETPPQKAGMCPLCPGNENMTPPEVYAVRADYAPPNSPNWTLRVVPNKFPALRIEGNLNKEGVGLYDRMNGVGAHEVIVETPIHGQTLSGMDVHGIQNVFIASRERVLDLANDKRFRYVMVFKNHGSIAGASLDHSHSQLIALPIVPRRVTEEINGGLAYYKYKDRCVFCDIIAQEKDDNVRVVIENENFIALSPYASRFPFEIWILPKKHEPYFALHKRVDNYHDISEILLVILKKYDKVLNSPPYNFMIHTTPFGNGDMQHYHWHMEIIPRLTKMAGFEWGTGFYINPTPPEEATAYLKETNI; the protein is encoded by the coding sequence ATGCCAGAACTGAGAAAAGACCCTATTATAAACAGGTGGGTCATTATTTCAACGGAAAGAGGAAAAAGGCCAGTTTTTTTTGGTGAGGAAACTCCACCTCAAAAGGCTGGTATGTGTCCTCTGTGTCCAGGCAACGAAAACATGACGCCTCCCGAGGTGTATGCCGTCAGGGCTGACTATGCACCACCAAACAGCCCTAACTGGACATTGAGGGTGGTCCCGAATAAATTTCCTGCCTTGAGGATTGAAGGGAATCTCAACAAAGAAGGTGTTGGGCTTTACGACAGAATGAATGGTGTCGGTGCCCACGAGGTCATTGTGGAAACGCCAATCCACGGGCAAACCTTGTCGGGCATGGACGTGCACGGCATACAGAACGTTTTTATTGCAAGCAGGGAGAGGGTTCTCGATCTGGCAAATGACAAGCGATTCAGATATGTAATGGTTTTTAAGAATCATGGTTCTATAGCAGGCGCTTCACTTGATCATTCACACTCACAACTGATAGCCCTTCCAATTGTTCCACGTAGAGTTACGGAAGAGATAAATGGCGGTCTGGCCTATTATAAATATAAGGACAGATGTGTATTCTGCGACATAATAGCACAAGAAAAAGATGATAACGTAAGGGTAGTCATAGAAAATGAAAATTTTATTGCACTCTCACCGTATGCATCCCGATTTCCTTTTGAGATATGGATTTTGCCAAAGAAACACGAGCCATATTTTGCCCTTCATAAAAGGGTGGACAACTATCATGATATCTCCGAGATACTTTTAGTTATTTTAAAAAAATACGATAAGGTTCTTAATTCACCTCCTTACAATTTTATGATCCATACAACACCATTTGGTAACGGTGATATGCAACACTATCACTGGCATATGGAAATCATACCAAGGCTGACAAAAATGGCAGGGTTCGAATGGGGAACCGGTTTTTACATAAACCCCACACCACCCGAAGAGGCTACGGCATACCTTAAAGAAACCAATATTTAG
- a CDS encoding MBL fold metallo-hydrolase, with protein MKIKWYGHAAFKITTDKGIRIIIDPYESGAFGGALTYGKITEEADIVLTSHDHDDHNYTKDIKGKFTQIKKAGTHNVKDIKIKAIPTHHDPSKGTERGNNLVFVIEADGLTLAHMGDLGHTLEKGAINEMGKVDVLLLPVGGLYTIDAGGASRVMNDIKPAIIIPMHFKTEKCDFPIAKVEEFTAGKAGVKAAKTSEIEVNKAGLPAEPEIIVMKYAL; from the coding sequence ATGAAAATTAAATGGTACGGACATGCGGCATTTAAAATAACGACGGATAAGGGCATTCGTATTATTATCGACCCTTATGAGTCGGGGGCATTCGGCGGGGCGCTCACATACGGCAAAATCACTGAAGAAGCAGACATTGTGCTCACAAGCCACGACCATGACGACCATAACTATACAAAAGATATAAAAGGAAAATTTACACAGATTAAGAAAGCCGGTACTCATAATGTAAAAGACATAAAAATAAAGGCCATTCCTACACATCATGACCCATCAAAAGGCACGGAGAGGGGGAACAACCTCGTCTTTGTCATCGAAGCGGATGGTTTGACGTTGGCGCACATGGGAGACCTCGGACACACACTGGAAAAGGGTGCAATCAACGAAATGGGAAAGGTTGATGTTCTATTGCTGCCCGTAGGAGGCCTTTACACTATAGATGCCGGGGGGGCATCAAGGGTCATGAATGATATAAAGCCGGCCATTATCATCCCAATGCACTTTAAAACAGAAAAATGTGATTTCCCAATCGCGAAGGTTGAGGAATTTACTGCGGGCAAGGCAGGCGTGAAGGCGGCAAAGACCTCTGAAATTGAAGTCAATAAGGCGGGCCTCCCTGCGGAGCCCGAAATAATCGTTATGAAATATGCCCTATAG
- the radC gene encoding DNA repair protein RadC, whose amino-acid sequence MSNDASFTVNDMPKAERPRERLQKFGAEALSAQELLALIVGRGVSGRSVMTIAQELMARFGNARGISEATIEELSKVKGVGLAKAAQLKACFELGKRKELETEYGYEDYDIKNPQVVVKAIRARIKDMKKEHFMLMILNTRNKIIRIENISVGTLNASLVHPREVFNKAIAHAASSVVIAHNHPSGDPEPSEEDLKITRRLIEAGRILGIEVLDHIIVGKHTVKSAITEHSKPEKEGYCSLKEKGLI is encoded by the coding sequence ATGAGTAACGACGCATCTTTTACTGTCAATGACATGCCAAAGGCGGAAAGGCCAAGGGAAAGACTGCAAAAATTCGGTGCTGAGGCGCTTTCCGCTCAGGAGCTCTTAGCCCTTATTGTTGGCAGAGGAGTCTCGGGAAGATCAGTCATGACTATTGCACAGGAGCTTATGGCAAGGTTTGGCAATGCCAGGGGAATAAGCGAGGCAACAATAGAGGAACTCTCTAAGGTCAAGGGGGTTGGGCTTGCCAAGGCAGCGCAATTAAAGGCATGTTTTGAGCTTGGAAAAAGAAAGGAACTGGAAACCGAATACGGCTACGAAGATTATGATATCAAGAACCCACAGGTTGTGGTAAAGGCAATCCGTGCACGCATCAAGGATATGAAAAAGGAGCATTTTATGCTCATGATTCTTAACACAAGAAACAAGATTATTCGCATCGAAAATATCTCTGTCGGAACCCTTAATGCCAGCCTGGTGCATCCGAGAGAAGTTTTCAATAAGGCGATCGCCCACGCTGCATCATCGGTAGTTATCGCCCACAATCACCCCTCCGGCGACCCGGAACCATCGGAAGAGGACTTGAAAATCACCCGCCGCCTCATTGAGGCAGGCAGAATACTTGGCATTGAGGTGCTTGACCATATCATCGTTGGAAAACATACCGTAAAGAGCGCAATCACCGAGCACAGCAAACCCGAAAAAGAAGGCTACTGCAGTTTAAAAGAAAAAGGGTTGATATAA
- a CDS encoding response regulator yields MNGIKILVVDDEENIRFLLKEELEDEGYLVELASNGFEAIDKVKGTKFDVIVMDIKMPGMDGIQALNEIKNMIKEQPVILCSAYGEFKQDFSSWISDAYVVKSADTSELKQTIKNILNT; encoded by the coding sequence ATGAATGGTATAAAAATATTGGTAGTTGATGATGAGGAAAATATTCGATTCCTCCTCAAGGAAGAGCTTGAAGATGAGGGGTACCTGGTGGAGCTGGCTTCCAATGGTTTTGAAGCCATCGATAAAGTAAAGGGCACAAAATTTGATGTTATCGTCATGGACATCAAGATGCCCGGGATGGACGGTATCCAGGCACTAAACGAGATAAAAAACATGATTAAAGAACAGCCAGTCATCTTGTGCTCTGCCTACGGAGAGTTCAAACAGGATTTTTCGAGTTGGATCTCAGATGCGTATGTGGTTAAATCAGCAGATACCAGCGAGTTGAAACAGACGATAAAGAACATATTGAACACCTAA
- the glgA gene encoding glycogen synthase GlgA: protein MNVLIASPEVFPFIKTGGLADVTGSLPKTLKKMGADVRVILPKHKNIEEQGFPMRYKNYKFSCPISQGFVDGEIVESEYDGVTAYLVEKDEYYYRDYLYSTPDGDYLDNAERFVFFAKSILEAIKVTGFVPDVLHCNDWETALAPVFLKTTYKDDPVLKDIATLFTIHNLGYQGIFWQYDLHLLNIGWEYFTPDYIEYFGKINFLKGGIVFSDIINTVSKKYSEEIQTEEFGDGLDGILRTRKKDLFGIINGIDYEDWNPDKDPYIPAHYNAGNIKDKGLCKKALQEAFGLPPNGNVPLIATISRLADQKGFDLIASSLEEMLSYGTQYVVLGTGERRYHDIFTELSKKFPSSFGIKIAYDNGLAHLIEAGADMFLMPSKYEPCGLNQLYSLKYGTVPVVRGVGGLEDTIIDYTEAPDKGTGFKFYKYSEDEMLDAIKRALNIYNTQDAWRSLVKRCMNEDFSWQRSAKEYLELYKKAIEKHESR from the coding sequence ATGAATGTCTTGATAGCATCTCCTGAGGTTTTTCCTTTTATAAAAACCGGTGGTCTTGCCGATGTGACCGGCTCACTTCCCAAGACCTTAAAAAAAATGGGTGCAGACGTAAGGGTTATCCTGCCGAAGCATAAGAACATTGAGGAGCAGGGGTTTCCCATGAGATACAAGAATTATAAGTTTTCCTGTCCCATATCGCAGGGGTTTGTTGACGGCGAGATTGTCGAAAGCGAATATGATGGCGTAACAGCTTACCTTGTGGAAAAGGATGAATATTACTACAGGGATTATCTGTACAGTACGCCCGATGGTGACTATCTTGATAATGCAGAGCGATTTGTCTTTTTTGCAAAAAGCATTTTAGAGGCCATTAAGGTAACAGGGTTTGTTCCCGACGTTCTCCACTGTAATGACTGGGAAACGGCCTTGGCGCCCGTGTTTTTAAAGACAACATACAAGGATGACCCTGTTTTAAAAGACATTGCAACATTGTTTACTATCCACAACCTCGGGTATCAGGGTATTTTCTGGCAGTATGACCTGCACCTTTTGAATATCGGATGGGAATATTTTACACCGGATTATATCGAATATTTTGGAAAGATTAACTTCTTAAAAGGCGGGATAGTTTTTTCAGACATAATCAACACAGTAAGCAAAAAATACAGCGAAGAAATCCAGACTGAAGAATTTGGAGATGGTCTCGACGGTATCCTTCGGACAAGAAAGAAAGACCTTTTCGGTATCATCAACGGGATTGACTACGAGGATTGGAACCCGGACAAGGACCCTTATATACCGGCACATTACAACGCTGGTAATATTAAAGACAAGGGGCTATGCAAAAAAGCACTTCAGGAGGCTTTTGGTTTACCACCCAACGGAAATGTCCCCCTCATAGCTACCATATCAAGACTTGCTGATCAAAAAGGTTTCGACCTTATCGCCTCTTCGCTTGAAGAAATGTTGTCTTACGGAACTCAATACGTTGTTCTTGGGACGGGGGAGAGGAGATACCACGATATCTTCACAGAATTATCCAAAAAATTTCCAAGCTCATTCGGGATCAAGATTGCCTATGATAACGGGCTTGCCCATCTTATTGAAGCGGGTGCAGACATGTTCCTGATGCCCTCAAAGTATGAACCGTGCGGCTTGAACCAGTTGTACAGCTTGAAATACGGAACCGTGCCAGTCGTGAGAGGCGTCGGCGGCCTTGAGGATACGATCATAGACTATACAGAAGCGCCTGACAAAGGCACAGGATTCAAGTTCTACAAATACTCCGAAGACGAAATGCTCGACGCAATCAAAAGGGCATTGAATATATACAATACACAAGATGCCTGGCGCTCTCTTGTCAAAAGGTGTATGAATGAAGATTTTTCATGGCAAAGATCAGCGAAAGAGTATTTAGAATTATATAAAAAAGCTATTGAAAAGCATGAATCCCGTTGA
- a CDS encoding MBL fold metallo-hydrolase — MGPKEITEDTYLIGDSDISDSRDCSIYLLNLGELVLIDTGAGPSANKIIQNIEKLGLNPAKISTVILTHCHIDHVGGAQEFKKRFGSRIIMHEIDAEAVERGDSRMTAAHWYGIDFTPLAVDIKLKKESEKLTVSDQEIVCLHTPGHTPGSISVYLDRGGKRILFGQDIHGPFLAEFGANMSHWQESMEKLLALKADILCEGHFGVYQPNEKVTEYIERYVEEYGE; from the coding sequence ATGGGACCGAAAGAAATAACCGAGGACACATACCTCATAGGGGATTCGGATATAAGCGATTCAAGGGATTGCTCTATTTATCTTTTAAACCTTGGGGAGTTGGTGCTTATTGATACCGGCGCAGGGCCGAGTGCAAACAAGATCATTCAGAATATCGAAAAACTGGGGCTCAATCCTGCAAAGATTTCCACAGTGATTCTTACGCACTGCCATATAGACCATGTGGGTGGAGCGCAGGAATTCAAAAAACGGTTTGGCTCGCGCATTATCATGCACGAGATCGATGCAGAGGCGGTTGAAAGGGGCGACAGCAGAATGACGGCAGCGCACTGGTATGGTATTGATTTCACGCCTTTGGCCGTTGATATAAAACTTAAAAAGGAAAGCGAGAAGCTTACCGTCAGTGATCAGGAGATTGTATGCCTCCATACGCCCGGGCACACACCCGGATCGATTTCGGTGTATCTCGACAGGGGCGGAAAAAGGATTCTCTTCGGCCAGGATATCCATGGCCCTTTTCTTGCGGAGTTTGGCGCAAACATGTCTCACTGGCAGGAGTCGATGGAGAAACTCCTTGCGCTGAAGGCGGACATCCTCTGCGAAGGACACTTTGGCGTCTATCAGCCGAATGAAAAGGTGACGGAGTATATTGAGCGGTATGTCGAAGAATATGGGGAATAA
- a CDS encoding rhomboid family intramembrane serine protease has translation MAITNRHELLPYNILTIFTSMFLHGGIFHLAGNMLYLWIFGNNVEDAIGHKKFVLFYLLSGITAAIFQFLYDPSSNIPMIGASGAVSGILGAYLLLFPYAKIKTVLFIIIFIKVVEIPAILLLSVWFLIQLLFSNGEGVAWYAHIGGFIFGLLSIKLFRPTVRPIARRK, from the coding sequence ATGGCAATAACTAACCGCCACGAATTACTGCCTTACAATATATTAACGATTTTTACATCCATGTTTCTCCACGGCGGTATTTTTCATTTAGCAGGAAACATGCTCTATCTCTGGATTTTTGGTAACAACGTAGAAGATGCCATTGGTCATAAGAAATTTGTTCTCTTTTATCTTCTTTCCGGCATAACTGCAGCTATTTTTCAGTTTTTATACGATCCGTCCTCGAACATTCCCATGATTGGCGCCAGCGGCGCTGTATCGGGGATACTCGGCGCATACCTTCTTCTTTTCCCTTACGCAAAAATAAAAACCGTGTTGTTTATAATCATATTTATAAAAGTTGTTGAGATTCCCGCTATCCTTCTCCTTTCTGTATGGTTTCTCATCCAGCTTCTTTTCTCAAACGGAGAAGGTGTTGCATGGTATGCGCATATTGGCGGTTTTATTTTCGGGTTGCTGTCGATCAAGCTCTTTCGCCCCACAGTTCGTCCAATAGCTCGCCGGAAATAG
- a CDS encoding ATP-binding protein produces MNPVELLGNIIEVSHSNLEITSRIKTVLSIMSQGMDFDEAIVFTSDQDKRLTCKFKNPKSMLYKILDRYRCYVGEGIIGSVAQKRIPQYYNNKNIPPRFGCLFYPELDSLVEKYKVFAFLPLSDDSYIYGVLVLCSSGRRFITDAEKILLSIISREIGGVLRINDLLLSSKKRISELATLSELGKTLSSNVEPQILLKDIGLIIAKSLNALFVTIKLDHVFLRAEPQRYTYGILDQPIENYVNELEQEALRQKKTVSLRNHGQVEDDISSKYSLYATPIMSKNRILGTITICGGRSQRDYAFEENSRYLINTFANYIANGLENTLLNTKLKDVIKDLNNAQKRIIDQEKFKSLGEMTANIAHEIKNPLVVIGGFTKRLAKKMCIDQTESRYIDIITNEVSRLESILNDVLNYVKDTPVPDETCSMNDCVDEVLYLFSSDTTWDHMRVLKNYDKNLPPVPCDIQQIKQVFINIIINAHEAMNGEGTITINTEKTIMDNKQFVVVSIADTGGGINPSVIDNIFNPFFTTKERGTGLGLAISNKIILNHDGKIEIENVAGKGATFFVYLPVKNHTNREELL; encoded by the coding sequence ATGAATCCCGTTGAACTTCTTGGGAATATCATAGAAGTATCACATTCGAACCTCGAAATAACGTCGAGGATTAAAACAGTTCTTAGCATAATGTCCCAGGGTATGGATTTTGATGAGGCGATTGTTTTTACTTCTGACCAGGACAAACGGCTTACCTGCAAGTTCAAAAACCCAAAAAGCATGCTTTATAAAATCTTAGACAGGTATAGATGTTATGTTGGTGAAGGTATTATCGGGAGCGTGGCCCAGAAAAGAATACCGCAATATTATAACAACAAAAACATACCGCCAAGATTTGGCTGTCTTTTTTATCCGGAACTTGACAGCTTAGTTGAAAAATACAAAGTCTTTGCGTTCCTCCCCTTGTCAGACGACAGCTATATTTATGGTGTCTTGGTGCTGTGCTCTTCCGGCAGGCGTTTTATAACAGACGCGGAAAAGATCCTTCTTTCCATAATCTCGCGTGAGATAGGCGGCGTGTTAAGGATAAACGATCTACTCCTTTCCTCAAAAAAGAGGATTAGCGAGCTTGCAACCCTTTCGGAACTTGGCAAGACACTTTCCTCAAACGTGGAACCGCAAATCCTATTAAAAGACATTGGACTGATTATTGCGAAGTCACTCAATGCACTATTCGTAACAATAAAATTAGATCATGTTTTCTTAAGGGCTGAACCTCAAAGATATACGTATGGAATTCTGGACCAGCCAATTGAAAATTACGTAAACGAATTAGAACAGGAAGCCTTGCGGCAGAAAAAGACAGTATCACTGAGGAACCATGGCCAGGTGGAAGACGATATTTCTTCAAAATACTCCCTTTATGCAACACCCATAATGTCGAAAAACAGGATTCTCGGAACGATAACAATATGCGGCGGAAGATCGCAGAGAGATTATGCCTTTGAGGAGAACAGCAGGTACCTTATAAACACTTTTGCAAACTATATAGCTAACGGGCTGGAAAACACCTTATTAAACACAAAGCTGAAGGATGTTATAAAAGATTTAAATAATGCTCAAAAAAGAATAATTGATCAGGAAAAATTCAAAAGTCTTGGGGAAATGACGGCAAATATAGCGCATGAAATTAAAAACCCTCTTGTAGTCATTGGTGGTTTTACGAAGAGGCTTGCAAAGAAGATGTGTATAGATCAAACTGAAAGCAGGTACATAGATATTATAACCAATGAGGTTTCGAGATTGGAGTCTATTCTCAACGATGTATTGAATTACGTAAAAGACACGCCAGTGCCTGACGAAACATGCAGTATGAATGATTGTGTTGACGAGGTTCTTTACCTCTTCTCGTCCGACACAACATGGGACCACATGCGGGTATTAAAAAATTATGATAAAAATTTGCCGCCCGTACCCTGTGATATACAGCAGATTAAGCAAGTTTTTATCAATATCATTATCAATGCCCATGAAGCCATGAATGGCGAAGGAACAATAACAATTAATACGGAAAAAACAATAATGGACAACAAACAGTTTGTGGTTGTTTCCATAGCTGATACGGGCGGAGGGATAAACCCTTCTGTGATAGACAACATCTTTAACCCGTTTTTTACAACGAAAGAGAGGGGGACGGGCTTGGGGCTTGCCATCTCGAATAAAATTATCCTTAATCACGACGGAAAAATTGAAATTGAAAATGTGGCAGGGAAGGGAGCAACATTTTTTGTTTATCTTCCTGTAAAAAATCATACAAACAGAGAGGAGCTATTATGA
- a CDS encoding isochorismatase family protein yields MSGVSRETQCLITREDCVLVVIDVQEKLVPVISNKERVVENVIKLSNFAQIIGMPVILTEQTRLGLTIPEVRKGLSHVQAISKVHFNCFFCKEFSDEIEKTGKKTLIVTGVEAHICVTQTALYALPDLNVHIISDAVSSRTPENCRVALERMGRAGAVITSTEMFIYELLQKAGTDEFKAVLQLVR; encoded by the coding sequence ATGTCTGGCGTTTCACGTGAAACACAGTGTTTAATTACAAGGGAAGATTGTGTGCTTGTTGTCATTGACGTTCAGGAAAAATTGGTCCCGGTTATTTCAAATAAGGAAAGGGTTGTCGAAAATGTGATCAAGCTTTCGAATTTTGCCCAAATTATCGGAATGCCGGTTATATTAACAGAACAGACAAGGCTTGGTCTTACGATCCCCGAGGTACGCAAGGGACTTTCCCATGTTCAGGCTATCAGTAAAGTCCATTTTAACTGCTTCTTCTGTAAAGAATTTTCAGACGAGATAGAAAAAACAGGGAAAAAAACATTGATCGTGACCGGCGTTGAAGCTCATATCTGTGTAACTCAAACAGCGCTATATGCATTGCCTGATTTAAATGTTCACATAATAAGTGATGCTGTGTCGTCACGGACGCCCGAAAACTGTCGTGTTGCTTTAGAGAGAATGGGTCGTGCCGGAGCAGTTATTACATCTACCGAGATGTTTATCTACGAACTCCTCCAAAAAGCCGGGACTGACGAATTCAAGGCCGTGCTCCAACTCGTAAGGTAA
- the hpt gene encoding hypoxanthine phosphoribosyltransferase has translation MLKPLFTKDEIDDAVKRLASCIENDFDDEEILFVCLLKGSFMFLSDLIRCIKNPSTVDFMRVSSYGAATKSKGEVTVTKDLEESIEGKNVIIIEDIIDSGLTLKTIKELLLQRNPKSLKICALLDKRARREVEMEGDYVGLTIDDGFVVGYGIDYAEHYRNLPEICVVEKDT, from the coding sequence ATGCTGAAACCATTATTTACTAAAGACGAGATAGACGATGCCGTAAAAAGGCTCGCATCTTGCATCGAAAATGATTTTGATGATGAGGAAATTTTATTCGTATGTCTCCTGAAAGGCTCTTTTATGTTTTTGTCAGACCTGATACGGTGTATCAAAAATCCTTCAACGGTTGACTTCATGAGGGTCTCGTCCTATGGAGCTGCCACGAAGTCCAAAGGAGAGGTAACGGTCACAAAAGACCTTGAGGAAAGTATTGAAGGTAAAAATGTTATCATCATTGAAGATATAATTGATTCGGGACTCACCTTGAAAACCATAAAGGAGCTGCTCCTCCAAAGAAACCCGAAGTCGCTCAAAATATGTGCCCTCCTCGACAAAAGGGCACGGAGAGAAGTTGAAATGGAAGGTGATTACGTTGGGCTTACCATTGATGATGGCTTTGTTGTAGGGTATGGTATTGATTATGCGGAACACTACAGAAACCTGCCCGAGATATGCGTGGTTGAGAAAGACACATAA